A single window of Parabacteroides sp. FAFU027 DNA harbors:
- a CDS encoding glycoside hydrolase family 88 protein has translation MKNRNLFWVMIASVALVSCSVAKKFDVNESLKYCDRQVERSLKELTVDTLLPRNIADTAKNWKLVDYKDWTSGFWPGILWYDYEFTKDEKVKEKAIKYTELLKPLSENPAYDHDLGFQVFCSYGNAYRLTKNEDYRKLIVRTADTLATLFNPRVGTILSWPRMIKDKGWPHNTIMDNMINLELLFWASKHGGGQNLYDIAVKHAETTMKNHFRPDYTSYHVVLYDTITGKKIKGMTHQGYSDSSMWARGQAWAIYGFTMCYRETKKQEFLDFAQKVTEPYISRLPNDYIPYWDFNAPDIPKAAKDASAAAVVASALLELSGYVKEQQQAKRYKYFAMKMIVSLSSDKYLSGNLKPSFLLHSTGHWPNKSEIDYSINYADYYYIEALTRLKKLEEGRNILE, from the coding sequence ATGAAGAATAGAAATCTGTTTTGGGTGATGATTGCCTCTGTCGCGTTAGTCTCCTGCAGTGTGGCGAAGAAGTTTGATGTGAATGAAAGCCTGAAATATTGTGATCGTCAGGTGGAACGTTCCCTCAAAGAATTAACTGTTGACACTTTGCTGCCCCGTAATATTGCCGATACCGCAAAAAACTGGAAGCTGGTAGATTATAAAGACTGGACCAGCGGTTTCTGGCCGGGTATTCTTTGGTATGATTATGAATTCACCAAAGATGAAAAGGTAAAAGAGAAGGCGATCAAATATACCGAACTTTTGAAACCGCTTTCTGAAAATCCGGCTTATGACCATGACTTGGGCTTTCAAGTGTTTTGCAGTTATGGAAATGCATATCGCCTGACAAAAAATGAAGATTACCGTAAACTGATTGTTCGCACAGCTGATACATTGGCAACACTTTTCAATCCTCGGGTCGGGACAATTCTTTCATGGCCCCGCATGATTAAAGATAAAGGTTGGCCTCACAATACTATCATGGATAATATGATTAATCTGGAACTGCTTTTCTGGGCCTCAAAGCACGGTGGTGGTCAGAATCTTTATGATATTGCGGTAAAACATGCCGAAACGACCATGAAGAACCATTTCCGTCCGGATTACACTTCATATCATGTTGTCCTTTATGACACTATAACCGGGAAGAAGATAAAAGGGATGACTCACCAGGGCTATTCTGATAGTTCTATGTGGGCGAGAGGACAAGCCTGGGCTATTTATGGATTTACGATGTGTTATCGTGAAACTAAAAAACAGGAGTTTCTTGATTTTGCTCAAAAGGTAACGGAGCCATATATCTCCCGTTTACCTAATGATTATATTCCATATTGGGATTTCAATGCCCCGGATATTCCTAAAGCTGCAAAAGATGCGTCGGCTGCTGCGGTTGTAGCGTCAGCTTTGCTTGAGCTTTCAGGTTATGTAAAGGAGCAGCAACAGGCTAAACGGTATAAATATTTTGCTATGAAAATGATCGTTTCATTGAGCTCTGATAAATATCTGAGCGGGAACTTAAAACCTTCATTCCTGCTTCATTCAACCGGTCATTGGCCGAATAAATCTGAGATAGATTATTCCATCAATTATGCCGATTACTACTATATTGAGGCGCTTACCCGTTTGAAAAAACTGGAAGAAGGAAGGAATATTCTGGAATAA
- a CDS encoding MFS transporter: protein MKNENSISKILPVLFGFFIMGFCDVVGITSTHVKADFGLSDTLSNMIPVALFSMFLIFSVPTGILMNKLGRKKTVLLSNVITVIAMSIPLIEYSFVMALVAFALLGIANTILQVSLNPLLTNVVKGDKLTSSLTAGQFVKAISSFCGPYIAAYAAAQLGNWQYIFPIYAVITLVSTFWLLVTPIDEEMAEGKATSFKSVLALLNDKTIFLLFLGILFVVGVDVGLNTASSKILMERCGMDPIEAGKFGPSIYFAFRTAGAFFGAFLLAKFAPAKFYQLNIVIAVIALTALIFVQSQYLIIALFGVVGFTVANVFPIIYGKAIQIHPDKANEISGLMITGVFGGAVIPFLMGMMSDAFCSQAGAVIIILASAVYLMFCAFSVVPDKE, encoded by the coding sequence ATGAAAAACGAAAATTCAATTTCAAAAATCCTACCGGTTCTCTTCGGGTTCTTTATTATGGGATTCTGTGATGTAGTTGGAATTACCTCTACGCACGTAAAAGCCGACTTTGGCTTGAGTGATACACTGTCGAATATGATTCCGGTGGCACTCTTCTCTATGTTCCTGATTTTTTCAGTACCGACAGGTATTCTGATGAATAAACTGGGACGTAAGAAAACCGTATTACTTAGTAACGTTATTACCGTAATCGCGATGTCCATTCCACTAATTGAATATAGCTTCGTGATGGCACTGGTTGCTTTTGCCTTACTGGGTATTGCCAATACTATCCTTCAGGTTTCATTGAATCCGTTATTGACTAATGTTGTAAAAGGGGATAAACTTACCAGTAGCCTGACTGCCGGACAGTTTGTAAAAGCTATCTCCTCGTTTTGCGGTCCTTATATTGCGGCCTATGCTGCTGCTCAGTTAGGTAACTGGCAATATATTTTCCCGATTTATGCTGTAATTACCTTGGTCTCAACTTTCTGGTTATTGGTTACACCTATTGATGAAGAGATGGCGGAGGGAAAAGCTACCAGCTTTAAAAGCGTACTGGCATTGTTGAATGACAAGACAATCTTTTTGTTGTTTCTCGGAATCTTGTTTGTAGTGGGAGTGGACGTTGGTTTGAATACCGCCTCTTCAAAAATCCTGATGGAGCGTTGCGGAATGGATCCTATCGAAGCCGGTAAGTTTGGTCCAAGTATTTACTTCGCTTTCCGTACAGCCGGAGCATTCTTCGGAGCATTTCTTTTAGCAAAATTCGCTCCTGCCAAATTTTACCAACTTAATATAGTAATTGCAGTTATTGCTTTGACTGCTTTGATTTTTGTACAAAGCCAATACCTGATTATCGCTCTTTTTGGGGTAGTTGGATTTACTGTGGCAAACGTGTTTCCGATTATCTACGGTAAAGCAATTCAAATTCATCCGGATAAAGCCAATGAAATCTCAGGACTAATGATTACCGGAGTATTCGGAGGAGCTGTGATTCCTTTCCTGATGGGAATGATGTCGGATGCGTTTTGTTCACAGGCAGGTGCTGTCATAATTATTCTGGCAAGTGCAGTTTATTTGATGTTTTGTGCATTTTCAGTTGTACCTGACAAAGAGTAA
- a CDS encoding glycoside hydrolase 43 family protein: protein MKKNTCLILPAFLLMTTAGIVSAQSQSGTPYVSKVWVADQANGTYKNPIINADYSDPDVCRVGDDYYMTASSFGCAPAIPILHSKDLVNWKLVNYAMKRVVPDEVFSKPMHGKGVWAPCISYHKGEFYIYWGDPDYGIYMIKTKDPFGEWSEPVLVMAGKGLIDSSPLWDDDGRVYLVHGWAASRAGLNSILTVNELSADGSKVIGETALVYDGLPQGNSTTEGPKFYKRNGFYYIMAPAGGVEQGWQIVMRSKNVYGPYECRTVMAQGKTNINGPHQGGWVETQTGESWFINFQDKAAYGRVIHLQPMKWIKDWPVIGDDKDCDGCGEPVLTWKKPNVGKSWPIETPAESDEFNTEKLGLQWQWHANPKQSTGMPSRNGYYRLYAEYTPEDYINFWQVPNLLLQKTPADEFTATVKVDFYSQTQGEKTGLIVMGWNYSHLSLVKKEKGYAIEQAVCIDAEKGNPEKIITSKGISVSKVYLRVQVKSGAMCSFFYSIDGKTFIPVCEPFKARQGKWIGAKVGMYCLSPLKSGPRGYADLDWFHVEKF, encoded by the coding sequence ATGAAGAAAAACACATGTCTCATACTGCCTGCTTTTCTCTTAATGACAACTGCCGGGATCGTGTCTGCACAAAGCCAAAGTGGCACACCGTATGTGTCAAAAGTTTGGGTGGCAGATCAGGCGAACGGGACTTATAAGAATCCGATCATCAATGCCGACTATTCCGATCCTGATGTTTGTCGGGTAGGCGATGACTACTACATGACGGCATCGAGTTTTGGTTGTGCTCCGGCAATTCCCATTTTACACTCTAAAGATTTGGTAAACTGGAAACTGGTCAACTATGCGATGAAACGGGTCGTACCTGATGAAGTTTTCAGTAAACCCATGCATGGAAAGGGTGTTTGGGCACCGTGCATCAGCTATCACAAAGGAGAGTTTTACATCTATTGGGGAGATCCTGATTATGGCATTTACATGATTAAGACCAAAGATCCGTTCGGTGAATGGAGTGAACCTGTGCTGGTGATGGCCGGAAAAGGTTTGATTGATTCCTCTCCATTGTGGGATGATGACGGACGTGTCTATCTGGTACATGGATGGGCGGCTAGTCGTGCCGGACTAAACAGCATATTAACGGTGAATGAGTTGAGCGCAGACGGTTCGAAGGTGATTGGAGAAACAGCTCTGGTTTATGATGGATTGCCTCAGGGCAATAGTACGACCGAAGGCCCGAAATTCTATAAACGCAATGGCTTTTACTACATCATGGCTCCGGCAGGTGGCGTTGAGCAGGGCTGGCAGATCGTGATGCGTTCCAAAAATGTGTATGGTCCCTATGAATGCCGGACTGTAATGGCTCAGGGTAAAACCAACATCAACGGACCGCATCAGGGCGGTTGGGTGGAAACACAAACCGGTGAATCCTGGTTCATCAATTTCCAGGACAAAGCGGCTTATGGTCGTGTCATTCACCTGCAACCCATGAAGTGGATCAAAGACTGGCCGGTGATTGGTGACGATAAAGATTGTGACGGATGTGGTGAACCTGTTTTGACCTGGAAAAAACCGAATGTTGGCAAAAGCTGGCCGATAGAGACCCCAGCCGAAAGTGATGAGTTTAACACCGAAAAGCTGGGCTTGCAATGGCAATGGCACGCCAATCCGAAACAATCGACCGGAATGCCTTCACGCAATGGTTATTATCGGCTTTATGCCGAATATACACCGGAGGATTACATAAATTTTTGGCAGGTGCCTAACCTTTTGTTGCAGAAAACTCCGGCTGATGAGTTTACAGCAACTGTCAAAGTCGATTTCTATTCACAGACTCAGGGAGAGAAGACCGGTCTTATCGTGATGGGATGGAATTACTCACATTTGTCATTAGTGAAAAAGGAAAAAGGCTATGCTATTGAGCAAGCAGTTTGCATAGATGCTGAAAAAGGAAATCCTGAGAAAATTATCACTTCTAAGGGGATCAGTGTATCGAAAGTCTATCTTCGTGTTCAGGTCAAATCCGGAGCGATGTGTAGTTTCTTCTACAGCATTGATGGTAAAACCTTCATTCCGGTTTGCGAACCCTTTAAAGCCCGTCAGGGTAAATGGATTGGAGCTAAAGTGGGTATGTACTGCCTGAGCCCGTTGAAGAGCGGACCACGTGGATATGCTGATTTAGACTGGTTTCACGTTGAAAAATTCTAA